The DNA region TTTAGACCAAGTTTTTGCTCTATTTTTATATTCTGCAGTTAAACTTTTATTTGAAATTAATGGTAGTTGGCGCTGTGGCGCAATACCGAAGCTGTTTTTTAAAAGTGAGGACGTCGCTCCGTTTGAAAACATAAAATTGGTCAACTTCGGAAACACACTTCCGTATCGGTTCAAATTATTGTTGTAAGCAAACAATTTGGTGCGCATGGGCACGCCATTCGCTTTTTGGTATTGGTATTGAAACTCGGCTTTTAGAGCAGCCACATCCACACTACTTGGGCATTCGCTGGCGCAAGCCTTACAGCTTAAACAAAGATCGAAAACCATTTTCAATTCTTCGTGGTCGAATTTGTTTTCCTTATCAGAATTCGTCAAAAATTCACGAAGCGCATTGGCCCGCGCCCTTGTGGTATCTTTTTCATTTCGCGTGGCTCGGTAGCTAGGGCACATCGTTCCGCCAAATTCGGATAGTTTTCGGCAGTCACCCGAGCCGTTACATTTTTCGGCTTCCCTTAAAATACCCAACGATTTTGAAAAATCAAGTAAGGTTTCTACCTCCGGCTCTTCTCTATCAGATTCATAACGCAAGGATTTATCCATCGGGTAAGCGTCAACAATCTTTCCCGGATTAAAAATATTTTCAACATCAAAGGCGATTTTTATACGCTTTACAATGGCATAATTTTCTTCGCCAATCATCATCGGAATAAACTCAGCGCGTACAATACCATCGCCATGTTCGCCACTCATGGAGCCTTTATATTTTTTAACCAATTCGGCTACCCCAGTAGTTATTTTTCTGAAGAGCACCACGTCTTCCGATTTTTTTAAATTCAAAATGGGACGCAAATGCAATTCGCCCGCTCCGGCGTGGGCGTAATAAATGGCGTCTTGCCCATAACTTTTCATCAAAGCGGCGAACTCCATAATATAATTGGCCAAATCGGGTAAGGCCACTGCTGTATCTTCAATACAAGCCGCCGATTTTTTATCGCCGATTATGTTACCCAAAAGTCCCAAGCCAGCACTTCGCAAATTATTGGCTTTATTCACATCGTCGCCAGCTAGTTTTGGGTTGGCATAACTAAGGTTGGACGCTTCAATATCTTTTATTAAATTTTCGGCTAAAACCTTCACTTCCTCAACGGTATTGGCCCGAACTTCGCACATTAAAATAGCCTTGGGGTCATCAACAATAAACTGTCGGTTTTCAAACTGGGTTTTGTTCTGTTTGGTGCAATCTAAAATGGTTTTATCCATCATTTCGCAGGCATACAAATTATGCTCCATGGCCAAGGCCACGGTTTTCAAGCAATTTTCAATACTGCTAAAATGTGCGGCAACCACAATGGCTTCAGATGGTGGCAGCACATCCAATTTTAAGATAATTTGTGTGGTAAATGCCAACGTACCTTCACTGCCCGAAAGCAATTTACACATGTTGAATTTTTCGTCGGTTTCTGAAAAAACTTCAGTATTTATCAGTTCGTCTATGGCATAGCCGGTATTTCTGCGGTGTATTTCCGGTTTTGGAAAATTATCTCGAATTTGCTTTTGAACAGCTTCCGATTCCAATTCGGAATAAATCGATTTGTATATGCTGCCCTCTAAACTATTTGTTTTGGTTTTCCTTTTAAACTCTGCTTTCTCCATTTCCCCGAAAACCACTTCGCTACCATCGCTCAATATGGTCTGCATTTCGATAACCTTATCGCGGGTAACGCCATATTGAATGGAAGTTGTACCCGAAGAATTGTTCCCCACCATGCCACCGATCATACAACGGTTTGAGGTTGAAGTATTGGGCGCAAAAAACAAGCCCATGGGTTTTAAATAATTATTTAAAGCATCGCGCACCACACCTGGCTGAACGGTTACCGTTCTAGCCTTTTCATCTACACTTATAATTTTTGTAAAGTATTTGGATACATCGACCACAATGCCCTCGCCAACACATTGCCCAGCCAATGAAGTACCCGCCGTACGTGGAATCAATGAGGTTTTATGTTTTTTAGCAAAGGCTATAAGCTGCTTTAAATCGTCGTTGTTTTTTGGGTAAGCCACAGCCAATGGCAACATTCTATAAACCGATGCATCGGTAGCATAAATCGATTTTATTAAGTCGTCAAAAAATAATTCTCCAGAAAGCGATTTGCTTAGTTCCTGTAAATGTGGCGTTAAGGTCATTTGGCTGTTAAATTGTTTATAAAACTATAAAATTGTTAAATATAATAACATTGAGGATGCTATTTTTGTAAAATAGTACGGTGAACAAAAATGATCTATTTTGTTGAAAGCATCGTATATTCAAATAACATTAAAACTTACACTTTATGAAGAAATTATTTTTATTATCACTAACAGTATTAGGTTTTGTATTAACATCGAATGCCCAAGAAATCTCAGAAAATGCGATAGGTTTGCGCTTAGGCGGTAGTGATGGTTTTGGTGCTGAAATCTCTTATCAACATGCTTTGGGTGACAATAACCGTTTGGAAGCCGATTTAGGCTTAAGAAACGGAAACAACTATAGTGCTTTTAAACTCACCGGTTTATACCAATGGGTTTGGCTTCTTGATGGCGACTTTAATTGGTATGCTGGTGCTGGTGCTGGTTTAACTTCATTTTCTGGAAAAAACACTTTAGATGGTGTTGATGGTACAGGTTTTTTTATTGCTGGTAATATCGGGGTTGAATATAACTTTGACATTCCATTACAACTTTCATTAGATTTTAGACCAGAATTTGGGAATAATGATTTTACTGACAACACTGTTTTTGATGTTGCGCTTGGTATCCGTTACCAATTCTAATCAAACTCTTTTAAATAACTAAAAAAAGCACCTAAAAAGGTGCTTTTTTTATGGGTTAATTTTACCAATAAACTATATGAACAGCATACAGTCGTCACAGCTTTTTACTTCACCAAAATAAGTCTCACGATATTTATGAAGTGTTTTTACCGGAAGCCCCAAAACATAGCGCTTAATGTAGGTAACTTTTGTTGTGAGTTCTCCCATTTTAGAAGTATATCGTTTTTCGTATTTTGTATTTCTTTTGATATATAATATTTTCATAAAATTTAATTTTTTAATTGAGATTTAAGGCCTTTCCAACCGCATTTCTATGTTTCTGGCCTTAAACCCTTTGTCCTTAAACAAGTTAATGGCCGGGTTTTCTTTGTTAATGTGAATAGCAATATCGCCTTTGCAATATTTTATCGTGTGCTCTATTAATTTCTTACCTAAACCTTTTCCTCTGTTTTCCTTTTTTACGGCTACATAAACCAAAATGTTTTCAGAAAGGTATTCGTTCATTCCGGTACGATTAACTACTACTGCGCCAACAATTTCATCTTTTTCTTCCAAAACAAACACATAACCACCTAAGCCGGGTATTTCCTTGGCGGCGTACATTAAAGATTTTCTTATTGCACTTTTTGAGTCCCCAAACTTATCAGAGTTTTGAAATAAAAAATTAGTAACACGATTTATGTCAAAAATGGATAGCCTTGAAAAAGCATCATAGGTTTTAATTGTCATGTATTCTATTTAATGGTTATCCTCATTTATTGAACAGGATAACTTAAAATTGGATTAAGATAAATTAACTAAATGGGTGTACGAAATCCAATAGAGAGGATTTACGTGATAAAGCAAAGTTGCTATTTAATCGTTTAAATTTGCCGGAGGAATAAATTTTTCAGATTGAATTCTGAAAACCAAATAGTTAAAATTGAAGATTCTGTAATTTTGTTTTTTCCTTGTTCCTTTCCCCATGTTTTGCAAATTTACTAAAACACATGGCCAATAGCAAATTAGAGGCATTTGTATAATCATAAAACAATGTTAAAGCTTCTGTTTTTGTATTAAAAAACACATCACCTGCTTTATACAGTATTTAATTTCATCTGTTGTTTTTTGTAATGTCTTTCATTGAAATAATTTCTCTAGCAGAAACCAATACTTTTTTTTGTGTTATTAATTTTAGTGTATTTA from Tamlana crocina includes:
- a CDS encoding FAD-linked oxidase C-terminal domain-containing protein translates to MTLTPHLQELSKSLSGELFFDDLIKSIYATDASVYRMLPLAVAYPKNNDDLKQLIAFAKKHKTSLIPRTAGTSLAGQCVGEGIVVDVSKYFTKIISVDEKARTVTVQPGVVRDALNNYLKPMGLFFAPNTSTSNRCMIGGMVGNNSSGTTSIQYGVTRDKVIEMQTILSDGSEVVFGEMEKAEFKRKTKTNSLEGSIYKSIYSELESEAVQKQIRDNFPKPEIHRRNTGYAIDELINTEVFSETDEKFNMCKLLSGSEGTLAFTTQIILKLDVLPPSEAIVVAAHFSSIENCLKTVALAMEHNLYACEMMDKTILDCTKQNKTQFENRQFIVDDPKAILMCEVRANTVEEVKVLAENLIKDIEASNLSYANPKLAGDDVNKANNLRSAGLGLLGNIIGDKKSAACIEDTAVALPDLANYIMEFAALMKSYGQDAIYYAHAGAGELHLRPILNLKKSEDVVLFRKITTGVAELVKKYKGSMSGEHGDGIVRAEFIPMMIGEENYAIVKRIKIAFDVENIFNPGKIVDAYPMDKSLRYESDREEPEVETLLDFSKSLGILREAEKCNGSGDCRKLSEFGGTMCPSYRATRNEKDTTRARANALREFLTNSDKENKFDHEELKMVFDLCLSCKACASECPSSVDVAALKAEFQYQYQKANGVPMRTKLFAYNNNLNRYGSVFPKLTNFMFSNGATSSLLKNSFGIAPQRQLPLISNKSLTAEYKNRAKTWSKKQTIKTVYLFNDEFTNYLDTPIGVDAIELLTTLNYEVKMVEHAESGRSFLSKGLLEQAKTVADKNVAIFKDLVSSESPLLGIEPSAILTFRDEYLKLADDKASAESISKNVFLIEEFIQSEIELGHIKPEQFTSEEKTIKFHGHCHQKALSNQLSTFSVLNLPKNYKVTIIPSGCCGMAGSFGYEKEHYEVSMNVGEQTLFPAVKKASKETIIAANGTSCRHQIKDGTKREAKHPISILREALLDD
- a CDS encoding GNAT family N-acetyltransferase, translating into MTIKTYDAFSRLSIFDINRVTNFLFQNSDKFGDSKSAIRKSLMYAAKEIPGLGGYVFVLEEKDEIVGAVVVNRTGMNEYLSENILVYVAVKKENRGKGLGKKLIEHTIKYCKGDIAIHINKENPAINLFKDKGFKARNIEMRLERP